CTGTCTTTCTTCAGCGCTTGTAACTTCGTGAGTAATGAATGAATCACTTATTGTAAGTAAAGTTAACGCATTTACTCCTAATTTTGCCGCTGTTGTATAAAGTTGCGCTGTTTCCATTTCCACACATAATACTCCAAATTCAGCCCATTTTTTCCAAGCGTTAGGGTCATCTCCATAAAAAGTATCACTTGTAAATACATTTCCAGCCTTTACATTCAATCCTTTTGCCTTAGCAATTTCATAAGCCTTGAAGACTAAATCCGAACTTGCTGTAGGCGCATAGTCTGCTCCATTAAATCTCAATTTGTTAATAGCAGAATCAGTCGAAGCTGACATTGCGATAACAACATCTCTAACTTTCACATCTTCTTGATAAGAACCAGCTGTACCGATTCTAATCAAGTTCTTTACTCCAAATTCAGTTATCAGTTCATGTGAATAAATCCCAATTGAAGGCACTCCCATTCCAGTTCCTTGAACAGATATTTTTTTCCCTTTATAAGTCCCAGTAAATCCTAGCATTCCTCTAACATTATTATACTGAACAACGTCTTCTAAAAATGTTTCTGCTATATATTTTGCTCTAAGCGGATCTCCTGGCAATAGTATAGTTTCTGCAATATCTCCTTTATTTGCTCCAATATGCGGCGTTCCCATTCCATTACCTCCTAAAGTTTTTATAGTTTTTAAAAAATTTTTTTACTTACTATATTGTACTTCACTTTTTGAAATTATTCAAGGTCTTTATTTTGTTTTTTTTTTTGATATTTTTACTCTTTAATTTATAGCGATTGTATATCCTTCCTAAAAATGTCATCTTTTCTTGCATTTTTCAGCTTATTCCAGTATAATTTAATCAAGAAAGTAAAAAGGGAGGAATTTTGGAATGAAAAGGCATTTACCGATAGGAATATCGGATTTTAAGGAAGTAATAGAAGAAAATTATTATTATTTTGATAAAACTGGATTTATCGAGGATTTGTTTAATGAAAGATCTAAAATTAAATTATTTACACGTCCACGCAGATTTGGAAAAACATTAAATATATCAATGCTGAAGTATTTTTTTGATGTTAGAAATAAAGATGAAAACAGAAAATTGTTTGAAAATTTAAAAATTTCTAAAAGTAAATATTTTAATTTGCAAGGAGAATATCCTGTAATTTCTGTTACATTTAAAGATTATAGAAAAACTGACTGGAAAGGCGGAGCAGAATACATTCGGAGTCTAATTTCAAATATATACGATGAATTTTATGAAATTTTATATCCAAAGCTAAATCCGAAAAATAAACAGTTTTTTGAAAAAATTTGGCTTGAAAAACCAAATACAACTGATACTGACATCGAAAATTCATTGCTTGAACTATCCAAATTTCTTTACAAGGAATACGGCAAAAAAGTAATTCTATTAATTGATGAATATGATCAGCCAATAATCAGTTCCTATATTAACGGCTATTACGACGAAGCAATGAACTTTTTTAGAGCATTTTACGGAGCAATTTTAAAAGACAACAGTTATCTTGAAACAGGAATTATGACGGGCATTTTAAGGGTTGCAAAGGAAAACGTCTTTTCCGGACTGAATAATTTAAAAATTCATACAATTATTGATAACAGGTTTACAGAACATTTTGGAATCATGGAAAATGAAATTAAAGCCGCTTTAAAGGATTTTAAGCTAGAAGTTGAGCTAGAAGATATACAAAAGTGGTATAACGGCTATTTATTCGGTAATATAAAAGTATACAATCCATGGTCTATTATCAATTTTTTGGACGAGGGAAAATTAAATCCATACTGGGTAAATACAAGTGGAAACGACTTAATAAAACTATATTTAGCAAGATTAAAAAACGAAATTTTTGATGATTTTTCTAAATTACTGAATAAGGAGAGTATTTTCAAAAGAATAGATGATAATATGACTTTTGCAAATTTGGAAACAAATTACAGCCAGAATATATGGAATTTATTTTTTCATAGCGGCTACCTAACACTTGCTGAGCCAAAAGATTATGATGAAATGACTTATTTAAAAATTCCAAATGATGAGATATTAAAGATGTTTTCACAAATGTTTATTGAAGTATATTTTGAAAATTATGATGTGTTTTTAAATATGACTTATGCTCTAAAAACTGGAAATATTCAAATCTTTGAGAAAGAACTTAAAAATATTTTGCTGGAAAATGTTGGAATTTTCGATGTGAGCGGAACTTACAAGGAACAGTTTTATCACGGTTTAATGCTTGGAATAATTTTGATTCTGAAAAATGAATATCAGATAATATCCAATGGCTTTGGAGGTAAAGGCAGATATGATTTGCTCCTAAAACCTAAAAATATTCAAAAAAGAAATGACGGAATTATCTTGGAACTTAAAGTTTTAAATTTAGAAGGTAATTTTAATGAATATGAACTCCAGGAAAAATTGGATAAGGAATGTAAAAACGCATTAAATCAAATTGAAGAAAAAAAATATGTCTCGGCTCTTAAAAACGCTGAAATTCATAACGTTATAAAAATTGGAATTGCATTTTTAGGAAAAGATTTAAAAGTTAAGTTTGAAAGGGAATATATAAAATAAAAAATTATGGGCTACACTAAGACATTCTCCTAGATCAAGCCCATATTTTATTATTACTTATTTTTTCTTGTTCTCATATTCATTCATTAAGTCAATAATATGAGCATTTTCAACTTTATCATTATCAAGTTCGGTAAGCCATTCAATAAACTCCTGCTCGTCCTTGTATCTTCCAGCAAGTTTTGTTCTATTGAAATCTTTTCTATAAAATTCTAGAATTCCACGCCGTTTTTTCCAAAGACTATAGTGCTTTGCCTTGTATTTAAACATAAGTCCATTTTCAGCACAAAATACAATACCTTCAGCATTTTCAAAATTATCATAATTTTCCATCAAGTCAATTATTTCGTCAAAGTTATTGCATTTTTTGATTTCCTTTTTCATTTTAATAACATCATCATCAAAATTCAGCTCTTTTAAAAATCTTTCACTAAAATTGTTATCCACATGTACACCATTTATAAACAGGCTATTATCAATAACATCTAAGATAAAAAGATGTTCCTTTCCAAAATAATCAACTATATGTCTGTCTTCATTTGAAACCACTTCAAATACTATGGAAACATCATTTTCACTGCAAATTCTGAAAATCTCACTTTTCATCTTTTCACTTGCTTTTTCAAAAAGAGTTTCAAAATATTTGACATGTGTTCCATTTGTTACACTTTTGGTTGCAAATACAAATTTTTCATCAATAACTGAAAGTATTCCTAAAAATCCGTTGTATTTTTCGTAGGCTGTAACTGGGTAAACTATGTTGTTTTCAAGATATTCTCTCGTAGAATATTTATTTTCGCCGTAATTAAAAAATTTGTTATAGCTTCTTATTTTCACTTTTCCAGTTTCTGCATCCACAAAAAGTCCACGTGCCTTAATTGTCGAGTCATTCCACAATTTTTTCCGAAACACGTTTCTTCCAAAATTTAATGAATACAAGTTCGGTTTTGTCTTTTTAACACTGATTAGTTTACTTACAATCAATTTATTCACATCTTCATCCGCTGTCAAATTTATCTGCTTGTTTTCTTTTGCCTTTTCCAGTTCGTGCTGCAAATAATCTCTATCGTAAACAGGGTTTATAACTGATTTTTGCAAAATTTTATCTGGCATTACATCCAAATATTTCAGTTCTCCACCATACTCAACTTCTCCTTCCAGACAAATTGAATGTTCAGTCGAATTTACACCTCTATGCCCATGAACCTGCACAAAATCCTGACATTTCCCTTTCAAATAATTTTCCTCATAAAGTTCTCCAATTTCTGTTTCAAAGCTTCCAACGCCGTTTATCATTTCGTTAGTCGACACAAGTGCCAAATTCGGCACAAAAGACAGGCCTGCATGTGTACAAAGAATTTTATGATTGTGAAATTTAAAAGCATAACATTGTCTTAATTTTTTATAAAATTTTCTAATTTCTCTTTTAAAACTATCTATATTTTTTTCATTTTCCAAAATTGCTGGCAAAGTTACATTTAAAAATTCTTTTGAGTTAATTTTAAAATCATTGGCAAAATTTTCCAAGTGAATTTCATGATTTCCTTCAATCATTATAACATTTTCCTTTTTATATAACTCCAGCATTAAAAAAAGTGTCTGTTTATGTTCAATTCCTCTGTCCAAAAAATCTCCTAAAAATACATACAAGGTATTTTTGTCAAAATCCTTCACAATTTCAGAAATCGCTGTAAAACATGAATGAATATCCCCAATTATCCGAACTTTTTCATATTTTCCCGTCACATCAGCAACATAAAAATTTATAATTTCATTTATGTCAAAAATTCTTTTAAAACTTCCTGAAAGTTTTTCATTCTGAATATTCCTAAACATTCTGCTTATAACATTTTCATCAACCTGCTTATAGCTTTCTCTCTTTTTATTATTTTCAATACACTCTTCAAGCGGGGTATCAAGCTGATAATAATAAATTGTATATTTATACTTGTCTGCAAGAGCCTTGTAGGAATTCATCGCTTTTTTTGTAGTATGTGTCGCATCAACAACTGTAAATTCTCCCTTTTTCATTCTTTCTTCCAGACAGTTAAAAAGCATTTCCCAAGCCAGCCTGTCATTTTTCTGCGAAATCTCAAAATCTCCAAATTTTGTCAATTTAGGATTGGAAATTAAAAGCCTAAATTTATCAGCCTCAAGAGTGTATGGCTCCAAATTATTTTTCTTAATAAAGGTACTTTTTCCACTTCCAACTGTTCCCCGTAACAATAGCAATGTTCTCATTTTTCTTCACTCCCTTCAAAATTCTATTTAATAGATATATTATAATTTTACTATATTTTATTTATAAATCAAAGAAAAAGTTCAGACTTATATTTTTATAATTTTACAAAACAAGAATTTATTTGAATTTCTAAGAAAAATAGGGTAAAATATAACAATAAAAAAATATTAAAATCAAATCAAGGGGGAACGCAGATGAAAAAAAATGTAGCGGCATTTTTTGATATAGATGGAACAATTTACAGGGATTCTTTACTGATTGAGCATTTTAAGATGCTTGTACAGTATGAATATATTGATATGATGACTTGGGAAGGGAAAGTTAAGGAAAAATTTTCCAAGTGGGAAAACAGGACTGGGGATTATGATGATTATCTAGATGAGCTTGTTCAGACTTATATGGAGGCATTAAAGAATTTTAGCAAGGAGGATATGGATTTTATTGCTAAAAGGGTAATGAAACTAA
This is a stretch of genomic DNA from Leptotrichia hofstadii. It encodes these proteins:
- a CDS encoding AAA family ATPase, translated to MKRHLPIGISDFKEVIEENYYYFDKTGFIEDLFNERSKIKLFTRPRRFGKTLNISMLKYFFDVRNKDENRKLFENLKISKSKYFNLQGEYPVISVTFKDYRKTDWKGGAEYIRSLISNIYDEFYEILYPKLNPKNKQFFEKIWLEKPNTTDTDIENSLLELSKFLYKEYGKKVILLIDEYDQPIISSYINGYYDEAMNFFRAFYGAILKDNSYLETGIMTGILRVAKENVFSGLNNLKIHTIIDNRFTEHFGIMENEIKAALKDFKLEVELEDIQKWYNGYLFGNIKVYNPWSIINFLDEGKLNPYWVNTSGNDLIKLYLARLKNEIFDDFSKLLNKESIFKRIDDNMTFANLETNYSQNIWNLFFHSGYLTLAEPKDYDEMTYLKIPNDEILKMFSQMFIEVYFENYDVFLNMTYALKTGNIQIFEKELKNILLENVGIFDVSGTYKEQFYHGLMLGIILILKNEYQIISNGFGGKGRYDLLLKPKNIQKRNDGIILELKVLNLEGNFNEYELQEKLDKECKNALNQIEEKKYVSALKNAEIHNVIKIGIAFLGKDLKVKFEREYIK
- a CDS encoding RNA ligase — its product is MRTLLLLRGTVGSGKSTFIKKNNLEPYTLEADKFRLLISNPKLTKFGDFEISQKNDRLAWEMLFNCLEERMKKGEFTVVDATHTTKKAMNSYKALADKYKYTIYYYQLDTPLEECIENNKKRESYKQVDENVISRMFRNIQNEKLSGSFKRIFDINEIINFYVADVTGKYEKVRIIGDIHSCFTAISEIVKDFDKNTLYVFLGDFLDRGIEHKQTLFLMLELYKKENVIMIEGNHEIHLENFANDFKINSKEFLNVTLPAILENEKNIDSFKREIRKFYKKLRQCYAFKFHNHKILCTHAGLSFVPNLALVSTNEMINGVGSFETEIGELYEENYLKGKCQDFVQVHGHRGVNSTEHSICLEGEVEYGGELKYLDVMPDKILQKSVINPVYDRDYLQHELEKAKENKQINLTADEDVNKLIVSKLISVKKTKPNLYSLNFGRNVFRKKLWNDSTIKARGLFVDAETGKVKIRSYNKFFNYGENKYSTREYLENNIVYPVTAYEKYNGFLGILSVIDEKFVFATKSVTNGTHVKYFETLFEKASEKMKSEIFRICSENDVSIVFEVVSNEDRHIVDYFGKEHLFILDVIDNSLFINGVHVDNNFSERFLKELNFDDDVIKMKKEIKKCNNFDEIIDLMENYDNFENAEGIVFCAENGLMFKYKAKHYSLWKKRRGILEFYRKDFNRTKLAGRYKDEQEFIEWLTELDNDKVENAHIIDLMNEYENKKK
- the deoD gene encoding purine-nucleoside phosphorylase — its product is MGTPHIGANKGDIAETILLPGDPLRAKYIAETFLEDVVQYNNVRGMLGFTGTYKGKKISVQGTGMGVPSIGIYSHELITEFGVKNLIRIGTAGSYQEDVKVRDVVIAMSASTDSAINKLRFNGADYAPTASSDLVFKAYEIAKAKGLNVKAGNVFTSDTFYGDDPNAWKKWAEFGVLCVEMETAQLYTTAAKLGVNALTLLTISDSFITHEVTSAEERQTTFNEMIEVALETALQL